From Maniola hyperantus chromosome 21, iAphHyp1.2, whole genome shotgun sequence, the proteins below share one genomic window:
- the LOC117992298 gene encoding antifreeze protein Maxi-like isoform X2, with amino-acid sequence MKAFTSVLLCIGTLSLASSAPAGHKHSPQRAEYNYEYADNSKAAASREPREQQEAANHYDSYIEDVQTAATGGNTAKKGFSRGSGLRTIAVGSANQAKTALGNQQAAGFQAAYVAKNTLAQSAAQSSATAQAALAGKQVILAGLEQQVRDAKVGLQGEEMQLQQAKRAAQSAAQAAQQAMHQVNVIQAALNAAQATSENANEAASQAAGELGAQTAMVGAARQRLQTLQDQLKGVRIDFEATQAAARKAQAAAQQAQANAAEAAAKAAAAGLAAGQHNKDASHEGSTSYEEYKQAPEQNSQEYYQTDFQN; translated from the exons ATGAAGGCTTTTACGTCAGTATTATTATGTATCG gaACGCTTTCCCTCGCATCATCAGCACCCGCCGGTCACAAACACAGTCCACAAAGAGCTGAATACAACTACGAATATGCAGACAATTCCAAAGCAGCAGCATCCAGAGAGCCCAGAGAACAGCAAGAGGCAGCGAACCACTACGACTCTTACATCGAAGACGTCCAAACAGCGGCCACCGGTGGAAACACAGCGAAGAAAGGCTTCAGTCGAGGCAGTGGCTTGAGAACGATAGCTGTAGGATCTGCTAATCAGGCAAAGACTGCGTTAG gtaaCCAGCAAGCCGCAGGGTTCCAAGCAGCTTACGTAGCTAAGAATACCCTTGCGCAGTCAGCTGCTCAGTCCAGTGCGACTGCTCAGGCAGCGTTAGCTGGGAAGCAAGTTATTCTGGCTGGGTTAGAACAGCAAGTGAGGGATGCTAAAGTGGGTCTTCAGGGTGAAGAGATGCAGCTGCAGCAAGCGAAGAGAGCAGCACAGTCGGCGGCGCAAGCAGCGCAGCAAGCTATGCACCAG GTGAACGTAATCCAAGCGGCTTTGAATGCAGCACAAGCGACTTCAGAAAACGCAAACGAAGCAGCGTCACAAGCCGCTGGTGAGCTCGGTGCACAAACCGCCATGGTGGGAGCAGCCAGACAAAGGCTGCAGACCTTGCAAGACCAGCTTAAGGGAGTCAGGATCGACTTTGAGGCTACCCAAGCCGCTGCAAGAAAGGCTCAG GCTGCTGCACAACAAGCTCAAGCAAACGCCGCTGAGGCAGCCGCGAAGGCAGCCGCGGCTGGTCTCGCCGCAGGCCAACACAACAAGGACGCCTCTCACGAAGGTAGTACTAGCTACGAAGAGTACAAACAGGCACCTGAACAAAATAGCCAAGAGTACTACCAGACGGATTTCCAAAACTAG
- the LOC117992298 gene encoding antifreeze protein Maxi-like isoform X1, with protein sequence MKAFTSVLLCIGTLSLASSAPAGHKHSPQRAEYNYEYADNSKAAASREPREQQEAANHYDSYIEDVQTAATGGNTAKKGFSRGSGLRTIAVGSANQAKTALGNQQAAGFQAAYVAKNTLAQSAAQSSATAQAALAGKQVILAGLEQQVRDAKVGLQGEEMQLQQAKRAAQSAAQAAQQAMHQVNVIQAALNAAQATSENANEAASQAAGELGAQTAMVGAARQRLQTLQDQLKGVRIDFEATQAAARKAQAAAQQAQANAAEAAAKAAAAGLAAGQHNKDASHEDTKEHLVIVEDEEEVEEDDEEEDCEEE encoded by the exons ATGAAGGCTTTTACGTCAGTATTATTATGTATCG gaACGCTTTCCCTCGCATCATCAGCACCCGCCGGTCACAAACACAGTCCACAAAGAGCTGAATACAACTACGAATATGCAGACAATTCCAAAGCAGCAGCATCCAGAGAGCCCAGAGAACAGCAAGAGGCAGCGAACCACTACGACTCTTACATCGAAGACGTCCAAACAGCGGCCACCGGTGGAAACACAGCGAAGAAAGGCTTCAGTCGAGGCAGTGGCTTGAGAACGATAGCTGTAGGATCTGCTAATCAGGCAAAGACTGCGTTAG gtaaCCAGCAAGCCGCAGGGTTCCAAGCAGCTTACGTAGCTAAGAATACCCTTGCGCAGTCAGCTGCTCAGTCCAGTGCGACTGCTCAGGCAGCGTTAGCTGGGAAGCAAGTTATTCTGGCTGGGTTAGAACAGCAAGTGAGGGATGCTAAAGTGGGTCTTCAGGGTGAAGAGATGCAGCTGCAGCAAGCGAAGAGAGCAGCACAGTCGGCGGCGCAAGCAGCGCAGCAAGCTATGCACCAG GTGAACGTAATCCAAGCGGCTTTGAATGCAGCACAAGCGACTTCAGAAAACGCAAACGAAGCAGCGTCACAAGCCGCTGGTGAGCTCGGTGCACAAACCGCCATGGTGGGAGCAGCCAGACAAAGGCTGCAGACCTTGCAAGACCAGCTTAAGGGAGTCAGGATCGACTTTGAGGCTACCCAAGCCGCTGCAAGAAAGGCTCAG GCTGCTGCACAACAAGCTCAAGCAAACGCCGCTGAGGCAGCCGCGAAGGCAGCCGCGGCTGGTCTCGCCGCAGGCCAACACAACAAGGACGCCTCTCACGAAG ACACAAAGGAACATTTGGTAATAGTAGAAGATGAGGAAGAAGTAGAAGAagacgacgaagaagaagactGTGAGGAAGAATGA